A window of the Streptomyces finlayi genome harbors these coding sequences:
- a CDS encoding Tn3 family transposase, protein MAIHSQLINCTASEVAAMIEGAMRPGTTMDVEANYTDSHGQSEFGFGITRLLNFDLLPRIKRINKVRLYRPVAGEPDACPQLTPAPTRPIRWEFIAQQYDQMIKYAHRDPDPHHVRRGDPAALHPQRLPSHLRGDAGGRPRAEGHLRGPLPAAAGPPAGDRAGLNVMEFQRRELRDRLRRGREIASKRRDEQEMFVLCLRILQSALVYVNTLMLQDILGEPEWAELLTPADRRGLTPAVLVPRTPVRRGQPRHGHSPQPCRGQTSGPRVPTDAADLQPSEHA, encoded by the coding sequence CTGGCCATCCACTCCCAACTGATCAACTGCACCGCCTCCGAGGTCGCCGCGATGATCGAGGGCGCGATGCGGCCCGGCACCACGATGGATGTCGAGGCCAACTACACGGACTCGCACGGCCAGTCGGAATTCGGGTTCGGCATCACGAGGCTGCTGAACTTCGACCTGCTGCCCAGGATCAAGCGGATCAACAAGGTGAGGCTGTACCGGCCGGTGGCCGGCGAACCGGACGCCTGCCCGCAGCTCACCCCGGCGCCGACCCGGCCGATCCGCTGGGAATTCATCGCCCAGCAGTACGACCAGATGATCAAGTACGCCCACCGCGATCCGGACCCGCACCACGTCCGCCGAGGCGACCCTGCGGCGCTTCACCCGCAACGCCTCCCATCCCACCTACGTGGCGATGCTGGAGGTCGGCCGCGCGCAGAAGGCCATCTTCGTGGCCCGCTACCTGCGGCTGCGGGACCTCCAGCGGGAGATCGAGCAGGGCTGAACGTGATGGAGTTCCAACGGCGCGAACTCCGTGATCGCCTACGGCGAGGGCGGGAGATCGCCTCGAAGCGGCGCGACGAGCAGGAGATGTTCGTGCTGTGCCTGCGGATTCTGCAATCGGCACTGGTCTACGTGAACACCCTGATGCTCCAGGACATCCTCGGCGAACCGGAGTGGGCCGAGCTTCTCACGCCCGCCGACCGGCGCGGCCTGACCCCCGCTGTTCTGGTCCCACGTACGCCCGTACGGCGAGGTCAACCTCGACATGGACACTCGCCTCAACCTTGCCGCGGTCAAACTTCCGGGCCCCGAGTACCGACGGACGCCGCCGACCTGCAGCCATCTGAGCATGCGTAG
- a CDS encoding alpha/beta hydrolase family protein: MTASDAAATDVAITAPAPIVSVKPVVLEAPGRSEGLRVRISAPTTGSELPIIVFSHGFGSSLNGYGPLADFWAAHGFVVIQPTHLDSRTVGLSQDDPRTPRLWRFRVQDMKRILDQLDLLEAAVPGLSGRLDRSRIAAAGHSFGGQTAGNLLGLRVLDPVSKNAEDLSDSRIKAGVLLATAGRGGADLTPFAAENLPWLKGPDFAHMTTPTLVVAGDKDELPLSVRGPEWLADPYHLSPGRKSLLTLFGAEHSLGGIAGYEVRETTDENSERVALIQRVTWAYLRHALGIEDTSWTAAQKALSESVAPMGRIESK, from the coding sequence ATGACTGCATCAGACGCGGCGGCCACGGACGTGGCCATCACCGCCCCCGCCCCCATCGTCTCGGTGAAGCCGGTAGTGCTGGAAGCACCGGGCCGCAGTGAGGGCCTGCGGGTGAGAATTTCCGCGCCGACAACCGGGAGCGAACTGCCGATCATCGTCTTCTCGCACGGTTTCGGGTCGTCGTTGAACGGCTACGGTCCTCTGGCTGACTTCTGGGCTGCTCACGGTTTCGTGGTGATTCAGCCCACCCATCTCGACTCCAGGACCGTGGGTCTTTCCCAGGACGATCCCCGCACACCGCGGCTCTGGCGCTTCCGCGTCCAGGACATGAAGCGCATCCTTGACCAGCTTGATCTGCTGGAGGCCGCTGTTCCCGGTCTCAGCGGGCGCCTGGATCGAAGCCGCATTGCCGCAGCCGGACACTCCTTCGGCGGCCAGACGGCGGGCAATCTGCTGGGCCTGCGCGTCCTCGATCCGGTGAGCAAGAATGCAGAAGACCTGTCCGACTCGCGGATCAAGGCGGGCGTGCTGCTTGCTACGGCCGGCAGGGGCGGAGCCGACCTGACTCCCTTCGCGGCCGAGAACCTTCCGTGGTTGAAGGGACCGGACTTCGCGCACATGACCACGCCGACCCTCGTGGTCGCAGGGGACAAGGACGAGCTACCGCTGTCCGTCAGAGGGCCGGAGTGGCTCGCCGACCCGTACCACCTGAGCCCGGGGCGCAAGAGCCTGCTCACTCTGTTCGGGGCGGAGCACTCCCTCGGCGGAATCGCCGGCTACGAAGTCCGGGAGACGACGGACGAGAACTCCGAGCGCGTGGCTTTGATCCAACGGGTCACCTGGGCCTACCTTCGTCACGCACTCGGCATCGAGGACACCAGCTGGACGGCAGCGCAGAAGGCTTTGTCGGAGAGCGTCGCCCCTATGGGGCGGATCGAATCCAAGTGA
- a CDS encoding MerR family transcriptional regulator, with protein MRIGELATRAGVSVRALRYYEEQNLLASERSPSGQRHYPDSAVDRVQLIQQLYAAGLPSKSIADLLPCVVNGEATPELIDRLSAERDRIDSRIGDLVGARDRLGAVIAAATANWRTGQHCRLK; from the coding sequence ATGCGTATCGGCGAGCTCGCCACCAGAGCAGGCGTCAGCGTTCGGGCGCTGCGCTACTACGAGGAACAGAACCTGCTCGCCTCGGAACGCAGCCCCAGCGGCCAGCGGCATTACCCGGACAGCGCGGTCGACCGTGTCCAACTGATCCAGCAGTTGTACGCCGCCGGGCTGCCGAGCAAGTCGATCGCGGATCTGCTGCCGTGTGTCGTGAACGGTGAGGCCACGCCAGAGCTGATCGACCGGCTTTCGGCGGAACGGGATCGCATCGACAGCCGGATCGGCGATCTGGTGGGCGCCCGGGACAGGCTGGGCGCCGTGATTGCCGCCGCCACCGCGAACTGGCGAACAGGCCAACACTGCCGACTCAAGTAA
- a CDS encoding recombinase family protein, which translates to MQLPQDDTADLLAPVPAVRTGSLVGYARVSTKGQLLDRQIHALTEARCIRIFSDKKSGKNAEREELWKALDYLREGDPRSPVAGPARPFYPGPHRNRVRPAQAFGWGYATGAGKGWVDGGSPTMGFLSGVSAGPMENTFHTWAGDAWAHWAFMLGLLGIGVALLSGVALRPAALAGTAMMALMWAAEWPPARHLSDGSPSMSTNPLIDYHVLYAAVLVLLPVALAGHSWGLGRAWARLPLVRRNRWLF; encoded by the coding sequence GTGCAGCTACCCCAGGACGACACCGCCGATCTCCTCGCCCCCGTTCCGGCCGTACGGACCGGCAGCCTCGTGGGATACGCACGCGTGTCCACCAAGGGGCAGTTGCTCGACCGGCAGATCCACGCACTCACCGAAGCAAGGTGCATCCGGATCTTCTCCGACAAGAAGTCCGGCAAGAACGCCGAACGCGAGGAACTGTGGAAGGCCCTTGACTACCTGCGCGAGGGCGACCCTCGTAGTCCCGTCGCGGGACCGGCTCGGCCGTTCTATCCAGGACCTCATCGCAATCGTGTCCGGCCTGCGCAAGCTTTCGGCTGGGGCTACGCGACCGGAGCCGGTAAAGGGTGGGTGGACGGCGGATCGCCGACCATGGGCTTCCTCAGCGGTGTCTCGGCCGGGCCGATGGAGAACACCTTCCATACCTGGGCCGGCGACGCCTGGGCGCACTGGGCCTTCATGCTGGGACTGCTGGGCATCGGCGTGGCACTGCTGAGCGGGGTCGCGCTACGGCCGGCCGCGCTGGCCGGCACGGCCATGATGGCCCTGATGTGGGCGGCTGAATGGCCTCCGGCCCGGCACCTGTCCGACGGCTCGCCCAGCATGTCGACGAATCCGCTCATCGACTACCACGTGCTGTACGCCGCCGTCCTCGTCCTGCTTCCCGTGGCACTCGCCGGACACAGCTGGGGCCTGGGCCGGGCGTGGGCGCGACTGCCCCTCGTACGCCGAAACCGCTGGCTCTTCTGA
- a CDS encoding GNAT family N-acetyltransferase, with amino-acid sequence MTSVDLDDRPERVLLDRLECYYDAVPRHSARVEDFGPLTLFVREGQGWPFYARPARGWSGAVSAAAVARVRARQRELGIPESFEWIAETTPALRAAIEDSGLVVHEHPLMVLDPGAPVPAADELSDGLRVRTMDPDDPALASALAVPHLAFAEPGTGLGFAGVTELAEAVRARAGDGSVERVAARIEAGLTSVAAAVEGGTALCAGQHQPVGSVSEIVGVGTLPTARRRGLGIAVTAALVADARSRAVETIFLSAGDDDVARIYARLGFRRVATALIAEPAE; translated from the coding sequence GTGACTTCTGTGGATCTTGATGATCGCCCTGAGCGGGTACTGCTGGACCGACTCGAGTGTTACTACGACGCGGTGCCGCGACATAGCGCCCGGGTCGAGGACTTCGGGCCGCTGACTCTGTTCGTGCGGGAAGGCCAGGGATGGCCGTTCTACGCACGTCCGGCTCGGGGATGGTCTGGCGCGGTGAGCGCCGCCGCTGTGGCCCGGGTCCGCGCCCGGCAGCGTGAACTCGGGATCCCGGAGAGTTTCGAGTGGATCGCCGAGACCACGCCCGCGCTGCGGGCCGCGATCGAGGACTCGGGGCTTGTGGTTCACGAGCACCCTTTGATGGTGCTTGACCCGGGCGCCCCAGTGCCCGCTGCGGACGAGTTGTCCGACGGGTTGCGGGTGCGGACCATGGATCCGGACGATCCGGCGCTGGCGAGCGCGCTGGCCGTGCCGCATCTTGCTTTCGCGGAGCCCGGAACTGGTCTCGGCTTCGCGGGAGTCACCGAGCTGGCGGAAGCCGTGCGTGCCCGAGCAGGCGACGGGTCGGTGGAACGCGTGGCGGCACGGATCGAGGCGGGCCTGACTTCGGTTGCCGCAGCGGTGGAAGGTGGGACGGCGTTGTGCGCGGGCCAGCACCAGCCAGTCGGATCGGTCAGCGAAATCGTCGGTGTTGGGACACTGCCCACCGCGCGCCGTCGTGGCCTTGGGATCGCGGTCACCGCGGCGCTGGTGGCCGACGCCCGATCGAGAGCAGTGGAGACCATCTTCTTGTCGGCAGGCGACGATGACGTCGCCCGCATCTATGCCCGACTCGGCTTCCGACGTGTCGCCACCGCGCTGATCGCCGAGCCTGCCGAGTAG
- a CDS encoding MarR family winged helix-turn-helix transcriptional regulator — MDTQSPWLDDDQQAVWQALLTVVIALPAALDRQLQRDAGISNFEYGVMAQLSTADGATMRLSDLARVCDSTQPRLSKVMDRFEARDWVARRPDPGDGRYTLAALTDVGRQKLVESAPEHVAQVKRLVFDPLSAAQRRHLGAALTRIAATVRQEVEGG, encoded by the coding sequence ATGGATACTCAGTCGCCCTGGCTCGACGACGACCAGCAGGCCGTGTGGCAGGCGCTTCTCACGGTCGTCATTGCCCTCCCGGCGGCCCTCGACCGCCAGTTGCAGCGAGACGCGGGCATCTCCAACTTCGAGTACGGGGTCATGGCCCAGCTGTCCACGGCCGACGGGGCCACGATGCGGCTCAGTGACCTGGCCCGGGTCTGCGACAGCACCCAACCCCGCCTGTCGAAGGTGATGGATCGCTTCGAAGCCCGCGACTGGGTCGCCCGCCGACCCGACCCCGGCGACGGTCGGTACACCCTCGCCGCCCTGACCGACGTGGGCCGGCAGAAGCTCGTCGAGAGCGCACCGGAACACGTCGCGCAGGTGAAGCGGCTCGTGTTCGATCCGCTCAGCGCCGCTCAGCGCCGCCACCTCGGGGCCGCACTCACCCGCATCGCCGCTACCGTGCGCCAGGAAGTCGAAGGAGGCTGA
- a CDS encoding DODA-type extradiol aromatic ring-opening family dioxygenase — translation MPSLFVSHGAPFTLDDSQWLGDLFDWAQSIPRPRAVVVISAHWERAPAAISGAAAGTPLSYDFSGFHPRYKTLPYATPDATDLARRLTGLLGRTPVHEFADRGLDHGAFIPLMAMYPAADVPVVQLSMPSLDPSALFELGARLRPLREEGILVLGSGFMTHSFAVLRRPELAAETTAFDEWAVAALARGDVDSLADYRNKAPGAAVAHPTADHFVPLLLTVGAADDPSSAVSAIDRMVMGNSTRSVQLT, via the coding sequence TTGCCCAGCCTCTTCGTCAGCCACGGGGCCCCGTTCACCCTCGACGATTCGCAGTGGCTCGGGGACCTCTTCGACTGGGCCCAGTCGATTCCCAGACCCCGGGCCGTCGTGGTCATCTCGGCCCACTGGGAACGGGCACCGGCCGCGATATCCGGAGCCGCGGCCGGTACCCCGCTCTCCTACGATTTCAGCGGCTTCCACCCCCGCTACAAAACCCTTCCCTACGCGACCCCGGACGCCACCGACCTGGCTCGGCGACTCACGGGGCTGCTGGGCCGGACGCCGGTGCACGAGTTCGCCGACCGCGGCCTCGACCACGGCGCCTTCATCCCGCTCATGGCCATGTATCCCGCGGCCGACGTCCCGGTCGTGCAGTTGTCGATGCCGAGCCTCGACCCCAGCGCTCTGTTCGAGCTGGGGGCACGCCTGCGGCCCCTGCGCGAGGAAGGCATCCTCGTTCTCGGCTCGGGCTTCATGACGCACAGCTTCGCTGTCTTGCGCCGGCCGGAACTCGCCGCCGAGACCACGGCATTCGACGAATGGGCCGTTGCCGCCCTCGCCCGGGGCGACGTCGACTCCCTCGCCGACTACCGCAACAAGGCACCCGGCGCCGCGGTCGCCCATCCGACGGCCGACCACTTCGTCCCGTTGCTGCTCACCGTCGGCGCCGCCGATGACCCCAGCAGCGCCGTGAGCGCCATCGACCGCATGGTGATGGGCAACTCCACCCGGTCGGTGCAGCTGACCTGA
- a CDS encoding NADP-dependent oxidoreductase: MKAMRFHEFGSSEVLRYEDVDRPVPGSGQVLVRVAATSFNPVDDHIRSGALAEMIPIALPYVPGIDLAGTVAGLGADVTGLEIGDRVVAMLPLDSAGGAAEYVLAPAESLAPAPRTTELVDAAALPLTGLAAWQTAFELAELKPGQTVLVNGAGGAVGSLVVQLALDAGAHVTAVDAPQHADRLRGYGADRVVGPLALAAGPAAVGGPFQVVVNHVRVSPEELSQLTDYVADGGVAASTAGPIPEDPARGVRSASLWVRSDGAQLAELVAKVDAGKLRVHVAAHRPVAELAAVHEDAGAGRLSGKTVLLNTVAFTSASGSQVRARRT; the protein is encoded by the coding sequence ATGAAGGCAATGCGTTTCCACGAGTTCGGCAGCAGCGAGGTCTTGCGCTACGAGGACGTCGACCGTCCGGTCCCCGGCAGCGGCCAGGTGCTGGTAAGGGTGGCCGCCACGTCGTTCAACCCGGTCGATGACCACATCCGCTCCGGCGCCCTGGCAGAGATGATCCCGATAGCCCTCCCGTACGTACCGGGGATCGACCTGGCCGGCACCGTCGCCGGACTCGGCGCGGACGTGACCGGCCTGGAGATCGGCGACCGGGTCGTGGCGATGCTGCCCCTCGACTCCGCCGGCGGGGCCGCCGAGTACGTGCTCGCCCCGGCCGAGTCCCTGGCCCCGGCGCCCCGGACGACGGAGCTGGTCGATGCCGCGGCGCTGCCGCTGACCGGCCTGGCGGCCTGGCAGACGGCGTTCGAGCTCGCCGAGCTGAAGCCCGGTCAGACCGTCCTGGTCAACGGGGCGGGGGGCGCGGTCGGCAGCCTCGTGGTGCAGCTCGCCCTCGACGCGGGGGCGCACGTGACCGCAGTGGACGCGCCGCAGCACGCGGACCGCCTTCGGGGCTACGGCGCGGACCGGGTCGTCGGCCCCCTCGCCCTCGCCGCGGGCCCGGCCGCCGTGGGCGGCCCGTTCCAGGTCGTGGTGAACCATGTGCGCGTGTCCCCGGAGGAACTCTCCCAGTTGACGGACTACGTCGCCGACGGCGGGGTCGCCGCCAGCACAGCCGGCCCCATTCCCGAGGACCCCGCCCGGGGGGTGCGCAGCGCGAGCCTGTGGGTCCGCAGCGACGGAGCCCAGCTGGCCGAGCTGGTCGCCAAGGTGGATGCCGGCAAGCTCCGGGTACACGTCGCGGCCCACCGCCCGGTGGCCGAGCTGGCCGCCGTGCATGAGGACGCCGGCGCCGGGCGGCTCTCCGGCAAGACGGTCCTGCTCAACACCGTTGCGTTTACGTCCGCGAGCGGCTCGCAAGTCCGTGCTCGAAGAACGTGA